A genomic region of Pseudochaenichthys georgianus chromosome 12, fPseGeo1.2, whole genome shotgun sequence contains the following coding sequences:
- the LOC117456118 gene encoding spindlin-Z isoform X1 → MSPHKNHESRLSPNSKVLMQRNIVGCRIQHVWKEGGGHVMWKGTVLDQVPVNPSLFLIKYDGFDCVYGLELHKDERVQGLEVLPDRLAAKPRASGGSLADTMIGRAVEHMFETEEGPKEEWRGMVLARAPIKTTWFYITYEKDPVLYMYQLLEDYKEGDLRIMPDSSDSAPSEREPGEVEESLVGKQVEYAREDGGKRTGMVIHQVEAKPSVYFIKFNDDFLIYVYDLLKTS, encoded by the exons ATGAGTCCCCATAA GAATCACGAGAGCCGTTTGAGTCCCAACTCCAAGGTCCTGATGCAGCGTAACATCGTGGGCTGCAGGATCCAGCACGTGTGGAaggaagggggggggcatgTGATGTGGAAAGGAACCGTGCTGGACCAG GTGCCAGTGAACCCGTCTCTCTTCCTGATAAAGTACGATGGTTTCGACTGTGTGTATGGTCTGGAGCTCCATAAAGACGAGAGGGTTCAGGGCCTGGAGGTGCTCCCCGACAGACTAG CAGCTAAGCCCCGTGCCTCAGGCGGCAGCCTGGCGGACACCATGATTGGGAGAGCTGTAGAGCACATGTTCGAGACCGAGGAGGGGCCAAAGGAGGAGTGGAGGGGGATGGTGCTGGCCCGGGCCCCCATCAAAACCACCTGGTTCTACATCACCTACGAGAAGGACCCAGTCCTCTACATGTACCAGCTGCTGGAGGACTACAAAGAGGGAGACCTCCGCATCATGCCTGACTCCA GCGACAGCGCCCCCTCGGAGCGGGAGCctggggaggtggaggagagcctGGTGGGGAAACAGGTGGAGTATGCCAGGGAGGACGGAGGCAAGCGGACCGGCATGGTCATCCACCAGGTGGAGGCCAAGCCCTCCGTCTACTTCATCAAGTTTAATGACGACTTCCTTATCTACGTTTACGACCTGCTCAAAACTTCGTAA
- the LOC117456118 gene encoding spindlin-Z isoform X2 encodes MSPHKNHESRLSPNSKVLMQRNIVGCRIQHVWKEGGGHVMWKGTVLDQVPVNPSLFLIKYDGFDCVYGLELHKDERVQGLEVLPDRLAKPRASGGSLADTMIGRAVEHMFETEEGPKEEWRGMVLARAPIKTTWFYITYEKDPVLYMYQLLEDYKEGDLRIMPDSSDSAPSEREPGEVEESLVGKQVEYAREDGGKRTGMVIHQVEAKPSVYFIKFNDDFLIYVYDLLKTS; translated from the exons ATGAGTCCCCATAA GAATCACGAGAGCCGTTTGAGTCCCAACTCCAAGGTCCTGATGCAGCGTAACATCGTGGGCTGCAGGATCCAGCACGTGTGGAaggaagggggggggcatgTGATGTGGAAAGGAACCGTGCTGGACCAG GTGCCAGTGAACCCGTCTCTCTTCCTGATAAAGTACGATGGTTTCGACTGTGTGTATGGTCTGGAGCTCCATAAAGACGAGAGGGTTCAGGGCCTGGAGGTGCTCCCCGACAGACTAG CTAAGCCCCGTGCCTCAGGCGGCAGCCTGGCGGACACCATGATTGGGAGAGCTGTAGAGCACATGTTCGAGACCGAGGAGGGGCCAAAGGAGGAGTGGAGGGGGATGGTGCTGGCCCGGGCCCCCATCAAAACCACCTGGTTCTACATCACCTACGAGAAGGACCCAGTCCTCTACATGTACCAGCTGCTGGAGGACTACAAAGAGGGAGACCTCCGCATCATGCCTGACTCCA GCGACAGCGCCCCCTCGGAGCGGGAGCctggggaggtggaggagagcctGGTGGGGAAACAGGTGGAGTATGCCAGGGAGGACGGAGGCAAGCGGACCGGCATGGTCATCCACCAGGTGGAGGCCAAGCCCTCCGTCTACTTCATCAAGTTTAATGACGACTTCCTTATCTACGTTTACGACCTGCTCAAAACTTCGTAA